The following proteins come from a genomic window of Malus sylvestris chromosome 4, drMalSylv7.2, whole genome shotgun sequence:
- the LOC126619390 gene encoding putative tRNA (cytidine(32)/guanosine(34)-2'-O)-methyltransferase encodes MGKASRDKRDIYYRKAKEEGWRARSAFKLLQIDEEFNIFDGVKRVVDLCAAPGSWSQVLSRKLYLPAKSSSDSKDGGVPLIVAIDLQPMAPIEGVIQVQGDITNARTAEVVIRHFDGCKADLVVCDGAPDVTGLHDMDEFVQSQLILAGLTIVTHVLKEGGKFIAKIFRGKDTSLLYCQLKLFFPVVTFAKPKSSRNSSIEAFAVCENYSPPDGFNPKDLHRLLEKVGSPSGADDLDCTSGWLEGPNKVYIPFLACGDLSGYDSDRSYPLPKDAQGTYRSLDPVQPPIAPPYKRALEMKKASSQGITELEKLSLES; translated from the exons ATGGGTAAAGCTTCAAGGGATAAGAGGGATATCTACTACCGGAAAGCAAAGGAAGAAGGATGGCGTGCACGCAGCGCCTTCAAGCTCCTCCAGATCGACGAGGAGTTCAATATTTTCGACGGCGTCAAGCGTGTCGTCGATCTCTGTGCCGCCCCTGGTAGCTGGAGTCAG GTTTTGAGTAGGAAATTGTATCTCCCAGCAAAAAGTTCATCTGATTCTAA GGATGGCGGTGTGCCACTTATTGTAGCTATTGATTTGCAGCCAATGGCTCCAATTGAAGGTGTTATTCAAGTGCAGGGTGATATAACTAATGCCCGAACTGCGGAAGTG GTCATCAGACATTTCGACGGCTGCAAAGCTGACCTGGTTGTGTGTGATGGTGCTCCAGACG TTACTGGCCTTCATGACATGGATGAATTTGTCCAGTCCCAGCTGATACTAGCA GGTTTAACAATTGTGACTCATGTACTGAAAGAAGGTGGTAAATTTATAGCAAAGATATTCCGTGGGAAAGATACAAGTCTTCTGTACTGTCAG CTGAAATTATTTTTCCCTGTCGTGACTTTTGCAAAGCCGAAAAGCAGCCGCAACTCCAGCATAG AGGCATTTGCAGTTTGTGAGAATTATTCCCCTCCTGATGGGTTCAACCCTAAGGATCTGCATCGCCTGCTAGAAAAAGTGGGAAGCCCCTCCGGAGCAGATGATCTAG ATTGCACTAGCGGGTGGTTGGAAGGGCCAAATAAGGTGTACATTCCATTTTTAGCATGCGGTGACCTGAGTGGGTATGACTCCGACCGCTCCTACCCTCTGCCTAAAGACGCCCAGGGAACTTACCGGAGCTTGGATCCCGTACAGCCCCCAATCGCCCCTCCTTATAAGAGAGCTCTGGAAATGAAGAAAGCTTCCAGCCAGGGCATTACAGAGCTTGAGAAGCTTTCGTTGGAATCTTGA
- the LOC126619391 gene encoding 26S proteasome non-ATPase regulatory subunit 7 homolog A: MDVIKTQQVSARLIEKVIVHPLVLLSIVDNYNRVAKDTRKRVVGVLLGSTYKGVVDVSNSYAVPFEEDEKDPSIWFLDHNYHEAMFSMFKRINAKEHVVGWYSTGPKLKENDLDIHSLFHNYVPNPVLVIIDVQPKELGIPTKAYYDVEEVKENATQKSQKIFVHVPSEIAAHEVEEIGVEHLLRDVKDTTISTLANEVTGKLTALKGLDARLREIRSYLDLVIDEKLPLNHEILYHLQDVFNLLPNLNVAELVKGFSVKTNDMMLVIYLSSLIRSVIALHNLINNKMLNKEHEKAEDAKPTTAPSVAGS; the protein is encoded by the exons ATGGACGTCATCAAAACGCAGCAAGTTTCAGCGAGACTGATCGAGAAGGTGATAGTTCACCCGCTCGTTCTGCTCAGCATCGTAGACAACTACAACCGAGTCGCCAAGGACACTCGCAAGCGGGTAGTCGGCGTTCTGCTCGGAAGCACCTACAAAGGTGTCGTCGACGTCTCCAACAGCTACGCAG TGCCCTTCGAAGAAGATGAGAAAGACCCTAGCATTTGGTTTCTTGACCATAACTACCATGAAGCAATGTTCTCCATGTTCAAGAGGATCAATG CCAAAGAGCACGTTGTAGGTTGGTATAGCACCGGGCCAAAACTTAAAGAGAATGATCTGGATATTCACAGTTTATTCCACAA TTATGTCCCAAATCCAGTCCTGGTCATTATTGATGTTCAGCCTAAGGAGTTGGGAATACCCACCAAAGCCTACTATGATGTTGAAGAAGTTAAAGAG AATGCAACTCAAAAAAGCCAGAAGATTTTTGTTCATGTGCCCTCTGAAATTGCTGCTCATGAGGTTGAGGAAATCG GAGTGGAACACTTACTAAGAGATGTAAAGGATACAACCATCAGCACACTTGCAAATGAG GTTACTGGAAAACTTACTGCTCTAAAGGGTTTGGATGCACGGTTACGAGAAATACGCAGTTACCTAGATCTTGTCATTGATGAGAAGCTTCCACTTAATCATGAGATACTTTACCATTTACAG GACGTGTTCAATCTACTTCCAAATCTCAATGTGGCAGAATTAGTGAAGGGATTTTCAG TAAAAACAAATGACATGATGTTGGTTATATATCTTTCTTCTCTCATCCGAAGCGTCATCGCCCTCCACAACTTGATCAACAACAAG ATGCTGAACAAAGAACATGAGAAAGCTGAGGATGCAAAGCCGACAACTGCCCCGTCTGTCGCTGGAAGCTGA
- the LOC126618208 gene encoding uncharacterized protein LOC126618208 translates to MSRRACTRVSFSPDVNEKPILYLKQAGGGSGTRVGGSRSRVTGIWTSRLHKNTQVFSTPIKLLRTLRAKVATAVCILSARKRTSRKVSSSNHLIRSRSVSDPIESHRVEALEDCIEFLNSAASLQRTNSVA, encoded by the coding sequence atgtCAAGGAGAGCTTGTACGAGGGTGAGTTTCAGTCCTGATGTGAATGAAAAGCCAATTCTGTACCTGAAACAGGCTGGTGGCGGCAGCGGCACCAGAGTAGGTGGAAGTAGGAGCAGGGTGACCGGAATTTGGACTTCAAGGTTGCACAAAAATACACAAGTTTTTTCCACGCCCATCAAACTGCTACGAACCCTCAGAGCGAAGGTGGCTACAGCAGTGTGTATTCTGTCAGCAAGAAAGCGGACGTCTCGGAAGGTGTCATCGTCCAACCACCTGATCAGGTCAAGGTCTGTATCCGACCCTATCGAATCTCAtcgagttgaagctttggaggatTGCATCGAGTTCTTGAATTCTGCTGCTTCTTTGCAAAGGACAAACTCAGTTGCTTGA